AAAGCATGTCTATTCATGCTGGTAGAATCTGTGagcctttttaattttactttattttttacagagaGCCCACAGAAAAACCTGGGTTACTTGGTAGGGGAAAGGAATGTAGTGTGAGGATGGAGGTGAAACCTTGAGGCAGGCAAACCTGAACGGATCTGGACGGCAAAGCTCGGGCCTCCTGAACCGGGAGCCTGGGGCCCTGGCCAGACGAGTGGGGGTCGGCCAGGCCCCGGGTGTACAGCGAGGCAGAAGTTTCGAGGGAGGTAGAGCCCGGCCGGGAGGCACCGGGCCGAGCCCACCCAGACGAGGCCGGGACGGCGCAGGGCAGGGGCGGGcggtcggcggcggcggcggcgggccggaGTCGGGCACCGCGCCGCTGGCCGAGGGGCCCCAGACATTCCACGCCAGCCGCGGGAATGCAATGAGCAGGCGGCGCGCCGCCCGGTACGGGTTCGCTGGGCGGGGCCTACGGCCGAGGGGCGGGACCCAAGGCTGCGGGGCGGGGCCCACGGCCGCGGGACCTTTAAATTGGCCGCCCGCGAACGGCGCAAGGGCCCACGACTGACCCAGCCAGCGAGGGAGCGACGACCCACCGACGGACACGGGCAGCAGCGCCAAGCCCACAATGCTGCGCTATCTGCCGGGACTGCTCCTGCTGCTCtggcagctgctgctgctgccacccccCGCCGTCCCCGGCCCTCTGGACCGCCCCGGCTTCCTGAGGTTGGGGACCCGCGGCCCAGGGGGTAGCCCCGGACGCCGTCCCGCTCCGGCCGCCCCCACCGGCACGCCCAATTCTGGGGCCGGCCAGCTCGGCGGGGCCCGCGGCGCAGGTACACGGCTTGGGCGGGGACGGGAGAGGGACCCCAGGCCGAGAGGGAACTGAGAGGGCCCCAGGGAGGGACACCCTCCAGGAAGGAGGGAGATCccgggccggggccgggcggGATGGATGGGTGGGCAGGGGCATCGGGCGTTGAATGAGGAGGAAGAGCCTCCGTCATCCACCAGGTATTCCCTCCATCCCAGTCGGAGCCAGACTGTGGTGCAGGAGAAAGATCCCCTCCCCGATGAATCTTGTGGGAatactgaggtccagagaagggaagggagagatgcccaaggtcactcaTAGTCAGGGCTAGACTTTGGGTCTCCTGAAGGTCAAACTCCAGCAAGTGCCCCCTGAGATTTgggcagggaggatggggcaGCTGTGGGAACACCAGGTGCCTCTCAGCTCTCTGTCCCAGACCCACCTCTGGTTCAGCTCAGTAAACCTTTCCTGAGATTCTGCTCTTAGTTCTCTGGCTGAGCAAGGCTCCTAGAGCAGCAGAGCTGGACGATCATCTGACACAGCCCCTGACAGCACATATAGGGAAGCCGAGGCTTGTCAAGGGGAAGGGACCCAGCAAATCAGTGTCAGAGCCCAGAATAAAACTCAGGGCTCAGATATCCCAAGCATGGATCTTTCCACTGCTTCAAGCTACCAAGCTCTCAATATGGTTTACGTAAGATTTTATCTTCATTACCAAAAAGTCCAGCGTCAGACTTGTTAAAGTCCTGCTTTAGAGAGAGGCTGCATCAAACCATTTTCTGGATGTCCAGTCTCGTCTGGCCAGGGATGCTTCATGGGCCAGGTTGATCTGTGTGGTCTACCCCTCTCGCACCTTCCTGGATAATGTTGAggaaagagcacagaggattcTTTCCTGCATCGGCTCCAGTGGCTGGATTTGATATGGCGAGAGCAGTGTCACTGAGACAGGGGGTGCCAGGCTTCACAACGGTTAAATTCAGTGAGTTACCAGGTGGTTGCTCCAGGCCAGGaatggggatgggggagaagcCTTTCTCCCAGAAGTTAATTTTACCTCTGGTCCCGATCGGCCTCCCTTGGGGAAGCAtctgggagggagaggagggattcTGCATGGGGTGGTCAGTGTTCCTCCTAAGCAGTACTGGTCCTTGATTACCTGGAACCCAAACCAATATTGAacgataattctttttttttttttttttttttttttttttttgcggtacgtgggcctcccactgctgtggcctctcccgttgcggagcacaggctccggacgcgcaggctcagcggccatggctcacgggcccagctgctccgcggcacgcgcgcgggatcctcccggaccggggcacgaacctgtgtcccctgcatcggcaggcggactctcaaccactgcgcccccagggaagccccgataattCTTTAACAAACACAACATTCCACCCTTTTTCAAATTCACTTCTTTTTGTACCCAGAAACTGCTAAGCTTTGCTATGGGCTTTTATTTCTAGCAGAGCTATCAGAAATGGACAATGATTGTGAGTAAGGAAACATTTTAGGAAATTCAGATTCTCATTTTCTTGGTTTCAGAGAATCAAAGTGCTGTTATCTAGTAAAGGGGAGTGAGATTCAAAAACAATTAATGATGAGGGGGTCTGAATCAGGAAGTAAGCAGATGCTCACAGACTGTCCTGCCATCTGAGTCAAGCCCCCTGTATTTTCTATtcctgctgtaataaattaccatgaacttagtggcttaaaacaacacgcATTTATTATCTAAGAGTTCTGTGGCTCAGAAGTCTGACGCTAGTCTCGCTGGACtaaattaaggtgtcagcagggacATGTTCCTTTTGGAAAGATCTtagaggagaatctgtttctttgcctttttcagcttgTAGAGGCTGCCCTCATGCCTTGGCTCCTGGCCTTTTCCCTCCATTTTCAAAACCGCCAAAAGCAGAATGAGTCCTCACATGTCATCTCTCAGAtctcctcttctgcctctctcttccactCTGGGGGCTGTTGTAATTACATTGGACCCACCAGAATAATCCAGGACAGCATCCTCAATCTCAAGTCTTTAATCACACATGCAAAGTCTCCTATACCATGTAAATTATCATAattacaggttctggggattaggatatggacatctttggggggcatTATCCTGCCCACCACACCCCTGTGACCTCCCATAGATGATTCCATGTGAAAAATCAGGTGAAGAAGGAAGGAATCCTGCATGTTTACTTACAGGAACATAGCCTCGATATTAGTAAGGACACCACTTGGGTGTTAGTGACAGCATTGTCAGATATGGGTTCGTATTACATGTAGTTTTCCCTTTACTCAAATTATGCAAAAAGATCCAACTCCTGGaaggattttcttcttctttgctctCAATGCATGGTAATCAGGGATGAAATGAaattctggaggttttttttttttttttttttttaaagaattaattccTTTTGACCTAGCTAAATACATGATGCATGGCATATTTCAGGCTGGTGGCTCAAAGTCACCAAGCAGGATGTTTACTAGGTACATGAGGTAATGTTAATTTGGGTAGTAGAAAATGTTCCTTCAGAGAGAGGCAACCATGAAATGCAAAGTCCCTTTGGGCTGGGAGTCAGGAAACCTGGAGTGCAATCTACCGCTATTTTCTACCACTTTCTAGCTCTTACAGCttcctgagactcagttttctcgcctgtaaaatgggtataaagaCAACCTCTGCATCTCtaacttcacagggttgttgtgttGGAATCCTGTGATCTCTAAAGTGTTATTGAAAGTAggatattatttattgttttagttaATACCTCTAGGAATCAGGCTGAAACCAAGAGGAtactttccagtttttaaaagaaaactatacaGAGGCATAATTCCTGTTCCAGACTGGGCTTTTTCTGTCATCAACTGCTTAGCTTAGGaatttattttgaatgaataaatacctaCACCCTTTCCCTCTACACACTGAGTAAATTGCCTTCTTAGAGTTGCATCAATTTCCAGCCCCCtattaggaaagaaaagaaccCTGAATGACACTTCACGCCCAAGGATCTCATTTCCATTCAGggcttggggtgtgtgtgtgtgtgtgtgtgtgtgtgtgtgtgtgtgtgtgtgtgtgtgttgaaagaAGAGGAATGGCTTCTTTCTTAGCTAGTCCTGACTTTCGGATTTGATTTGGGTGGCTAGGAGAGGGAGGAGTAGAGAACGAGATTAGAGGAAAAAAGGATAAGAAGGATGTGCtggaaacaaaaatgtattgtgtTGCTGCAATGTGTCAGGTACTTTTGTGTGGGAACGATAcaagtttcttgagggcagggaatcTGGCTTATTTGCTTTTGTAGCCCCATGGCTTATCCCATGGTCGGCtctcaaaaaatatatgtttggtgaatgaaaaaatgaaagagaggtgACTAAGACACTTTGGTGGGGGCAGTAGGACAGATACTAAGTCAAAATCTCTGCTTCTTGAAACGAGACATGCTGCCAAAGATGGAAGTCAACATGCACCAGATTAAGCTGTTATTGTTCTTTCCACTTTCAAACTGTAACTCAGGGCTAGTTGCACCTCAAAGTTCGCTAAACGTGAGTGAATGACCAGATGGAGGGAGAATTTAGGGCTACTCTGGAGCAGTTTTCACCGCCTTGGAAGTGGAGTAAAAGAAGGAGGCCAGCCCGAGAGCACCAGTGTACCTTACCTCACACTCTGCCATCGCCCGAGGGGCTCTGAGGCCTGGGCAGGCAGGGGAGGGTGCAGTGAGGGTGCCCTGAGTTCACCTTTCACACGATTCAGGGTCACTGTCCCATTGCCTCTGATGGCCAAGGTGCCCAAGAGAGGTCTGGAATCCATTCATTCCTGGGAGTCTAGAGGAACCTTTGAAGAACACTTTAAGCAGAGGGATACAGTTCCCAGTGACATTTCAGGACTCAGCCAGCCCGTAGGGGAGATAGTTGGGGAAACGTCACACCTCTATGTGAATTCTCTCTAGGGAATCCTGAAGGCCTCAGAGCTTTCAACATCCAAAGGGAGGGTGGTCTTGGGGAAGACAGCAGACAGTGGGGTATTTGGGATCAAGGGATGCTGGCCAGAGCTCTCTGGGTGGGAGAACTGCCCCCACTTctttctggtttgtttgtttgtttgttttggcccggcagcatggcatgcgggatcttagttcccggaccagggatcagcCCTCGCTGCCTgctgtggaagcgtggagtccgaaccactggactgtcagggaagtcccagaactgcCCCGTTTCTGACTGTGGTCTGCTCGTCGCTTAGTCATGTCTGTCTCCCACACCCTTCTTTGCAGGTGTTTGCAAGAGCATGCCCTTGGACTTGGTGTTCATCATTGATAGTTCTCGTAGTGTGCGGCCTCCGGAGTTCAGCAAAGTAAAAACCTTTGTCTCGCGGGTAATTGACACTCTGGACATCGGGCCGGCGGACACGCGGGTGGCAGTGGTCAACTATGCCAGCACCGTGAAGATCGAGTTCCATCTCCAGACCCACTCGGATAAGCAGTCCCTGAAACAGGCCGTGGCGCGGATCACACCCTTGTCCACAGGCACCATGTCGGGCCTGGCCATCCAGACAGCGATGGACGAAGCCTTCACAGTGGAGGCAGGAGCTCGGGGACCCGCTTCCCACATCCCTAAGGTGGCCATCATCGTGACAGATGGGCGGCCCCAGGATCAGGTGAACGAGGTGGCGGCTCGGGCCCAGGCATCCGGTATTGAGCTGTACGCCGTGGGCGTGGACCGGGCAGACATGGAGTCTCTCAGGATGATGGCCAGTGAGCCCCTGGACGAGCACGTTTTCTATGTGGAGACCTATGGGGTCATTGAGAAACTTTCCTCTAGATTCCAGGAAACCTTTTGCGGTAAGTCTTTGCTTCCAACTAGAAAAGGTGTTATGTAGTCAGACATTGTGTatccaaagaaaaagagatttattctttttttttttttggtggaaattTATGGAAAACTTAAATATAAGCAATGCTTTTtcctatgtatttctttttttttttttttaccaacttAAACATACTTTGTTGGTTTAGAAATATAGAGCTGCCTTATATATAACTTGGTTTGCTCATAAAAACCTTCGTGTGTGCGTTAGAAATGTGAAGTTCTGGAAATATCCAGGGTACATGATCCTGCTCTTCCCTGATGGggtcagaaaaaaatacaaataaaaaaatctccaggcacctctcttctcccctctgcccaccacagtttttccagatattttctttagtttttccaTCTCTAGATTTAACAGAACTCTGCTTGTCTTGGGGCAGAAGACGGGGACTGTGTCTGTCTGTGGAAAGATCCAGTGTACCTGTCAGTCAGTGTGTACACTTAGTGAACACTCCAGTTTTCAGATTCAGCTTGGTGTCTAATTATTCCTTGTGGAGGGAGAGGATTAGGGACCAGGAAGCTTAGGATTTCAGCTCACTTGTGAGATAGCAAGAAGCagggtgttttttggttttttatttaaatttttaaattattctgttactgttcttctcctttcttcctttaggATGGAGTTTAAATCCGAACATGCTGatttaattagaatttttagCATGAATCGGCCAAAGCCATGAATATGAATCCATTCAAGGCTCGGGTTTATCTGTAGTCACCGACCAGAATTATGAATTTGTGGGACTCaaactttttaattttcacttttaaatttatttttgtttttcttttaaaaatttctatcttcctttgtttctttctttctatagtcatgctttattttttatcatttggaGATAATCTTTCAAAGCCCTCTGTGGAATTATCTAAGCAGGTGTGGACAAATTTCTAGTTcaggtgaattttaaaatgtagataccTTTTGCTATATAATCTACTTCACATTTGTTTTTTCAACATGTGTTTATTGATCACTGATGATACAAAGATAAAGTAGTCCTCCCTACCATCAAGCAACAGTCTGCGGCTGGGGATGAGACAAACAAGTGAACcaataattacaatagtaaatTTCAAGGAGactttatatataaatgaatgtgaAACTCAGCGATCAACCATTTGTCAGGAAATGAGAGATGAAGTCTCGGTCTGGAGCAAAGTCTGGGCTCATCTCAACCAGACCTGGCCACGGACCCCTTATCTTTCCTGCCCTAGGACACTGGGTCTTCACAAGCTGTCCTTGGCTTTGGTGGCACTGACTCAGCATTCATTGGTTTCCCAAAAGAAAATAGCTTTCTTTCTCCCAGGAAACCATCCTGTGTTTGTGGGTGAGAACTTTTCCATAAAGATGCTGGTCTATGGCAATGCTGGGTCTCAAAGATAGCACCTGGGTTTGGGCTTGAAGGACATAAAGTAACAAGTGGTGAGTGGCCATCTTTTCATTCTGGTACGAAAGATCTGCTTGTTCTGGGGGAAAATATCCTCTCTGTGGAAAAAAGACTGAGGGGCAGCCGTTGTAGTCAACGAGCTGGAAAGATTATTCCATGAGAAGGCCCTTCTTGGGAAAATATTAACCTGTCCTGTTGCCAAAACAGTGGAGGCTGGGTGACCTGCCACAGGGGTGCCAGCCTCCTGCAACAGGCCTCCTTGGTTTCTCAGAAAtgactaaattcattgattcttTTATCAAAACATgtcactgggggaaaaaaatctgagattAAAAATGGCTCCAGGAGCAAAAAGATGAGGATGCAGTTTAGCTAATGTAATCTGATTTGCtgtattcttccttttctttttactggTTTGTATATAGCATGTAAGTTTATTCTCCTGGCAGATATGAGAGTCGCATGCATATACATCTGGGCTCAGGAACCCATGCCGCATATTCAGAAGGCAGTTACCTACGTTGCCCTCCACAATTTGCATTTTCAAACATGTATTGCTGCCCAAGAGGGAGTGGGTTCCAGGCCTAGAGGAAAGCCTGGGTGTGAATTCTGTTTAGACACAAACTGTAGAACCCTTGGAAACTGGGTTCTGGTGGCAGTGGGACCACGAGCTCAAAGAACTCCAGGAAGTACATTACTGTTCCCTTCTTTCTGTTGGGAAGCAAAAGTTATTTTTTCGGGCTAGGTGGATACATTGAACAAAATATCGAATTGCCTGATTCATGTAAAGTGTTTGCTTCAGCTCCAAGTTCaaaattccctttcttttttgagAAAGTCAACCGCAAGATCCATGATTTTAAATTAGTTACTAATTTAAACATTACTAAGAGTGGTATTTATAATAAGCCAGGGGCAGGAAACAAGTAGCCAATTTTTAGAGTGAACTAAAGATAGAATCAGAGAGGAACCTGGAGAGTGATGTTGTTTTGACACAGGAGGAGGTATCTGAAATGCTTCTTACAGGTCGACGCTGACTGTTGTAAATTTCCTTTGCGCAGCTCTGGACCCATGCGCGCTGGGCACACACCAGTGCCAGCATGTGTGTGTCAGTGACGGGGAAGGAAAGCACCACTGTGAGTGCAGCCAAGGATACTCCTTGAATGCCGATAAGAAGACGTGTTCAGGTGA
This DNA window, taken from Kogia breviceps isolate mKogBre1 chromosome 11, mKogBre1 haplotype 1, whole genome shotgun sequence, encodes the following:
- the MATN3 gene encoding matrilin-3 produces the protein MLRYLPGLLLLLWQLLLLPPPAVPGPLDRPGFLRLGTRGPGGSPGRRPAPAAPTGTPNSGAGQLGGARGAGVCKSMPLDLVFIIDSSRSVRPPEFSKVKTFVSRVIDTLDIGPADTRVAVVNYASTVKIEFHLQTHSDKQSLKQAVARITPLSTGTMSGLAIQTAMDEAFTVEAGARGPASHIPKVAIIVTDGRPQDQVNEVAARAQASGIELYAVGVDRADMESLRMMASEPLDEHVFYVETYGVIEKLSSRFQETFCALDPCALGTHQCQHVCVSDGEGKHHCECSQGYSLNADKKTCSVIDKCALNTHGCEHICVNDRTGSYHCECYEGYTLNEDRKTCSAQDQCALGTHSCQHICVNDRAGSHHCECYEGYTLNEDKKTCSVRNQCALGSHGCQHICVNDGAAAYHCDCYTGYTLNEDKKTCSAIAEARRLISTEDACACEATLAFQDKVSSYLQRLNTKHILSGRFSASA